One Hordeum vulgare subsp. vulgare chromosome 4H, MorexV3_pseudomolecules_assembly, whole genome shotgun sequence DNA window includes the following coding sequences:
- the LOC123449502 gene encoding type I inositol polyphosphate 5-phosphatase 4-like: MRDGCNTTKKSKLSWSKSLVRKWFNIRSKAHDFHADDAAAATGRRGGDDDEWRGSSFARNEPASAAKKSRTERPSRRSREHSRRGKIDLDAAEATVTMDYRIFVATWNVGGRSPPGGMGLEDWLHAAPPADIYVLGFQEIVPLNAGNVLGTEDNGPARKWVSLIRRTLNDLTGAGSGSGNGSFRTPSPAPPDPVAEADDDFEGARHQTNNAAFFHRRSFHSRSLRMEGDALAPQPRLERRYSVCDRAIYGSRRPSDYEAHCRWGGSSDDDNNTGESPSTVYSPMSYGYSHAPSLDDGQRPASGHTRYCLVASKQMVGLFLMIWARKDIRDDIRNLKVSCVGRGLMGYLGNKGSISISMTLHQTSFCFVCSHLTSGQKDGDEMRRNSDVLEILRKTRFPMVYGQYERSPETILEHDRIIWLGDLNYRIALSYRSVKALVEMRNWKALLEKDQLRIEQRGGRVFVGWNEGRIYFPPTYKYSTNSDKYAGEDMNQKEKRRTPAWCDRILWYGRGLGQLSYVRGESRFSDHRPVYSVFSAEVESINHSRIQKMSCSSSQLDIGELLPYSYGYTDINPYGYTDLNFY, from the exons gacgatgacgagTGGAGGGGCAGCAGCTTCGCCAGGAACGAGCCGGCCAGCGCCGCCAAGAAGAGCAGGACGGAGAGGCCCTCCAGGCGGAGCCGCGAGCACTCGCGGCGGGGCAAGATCGACCTCGACGCCGCCGAGGCCACCGTCACCATGGACTACAG GATCTTCGTTGCTACGTGGAATGTGGGCGGCCGATCCCCTCCCGGCGGCATGGGCCTAGAGGACTGGCTCCACGCTGCGCCGCCCGCCGACATCTACGTGCTCGG GTTCCAAGAGATCGTGCCGCTGAACGCCGGGAACGTGCTGGGCACGGAGGACAACGGGCCGGCGAGGAAGTGGGTGTCGCTGATCAGGAGGACGCTGAACGACCTGACGGGcgcgggcagcggcagcggcaacgGGAGCTTCCGGACgccgtcgccggcgccgccggacCCGGTGGCGGAGGCGGACGACGACTTCGAGGGGGCGAGGCACCAGACCAACAACGCGGCCTTCTTCCACCGCCGCTCCTTCCACAGCCGGAGCCTGAGGATGGAGGGCGACGCCCTGGCGCCGCAGCCCAGGCTGGAGCGCCGGTACAGCGTCTGCGACCGCGCCATCTACGGCTCCCGCCGGCCCAGCGACTACGAGGCGCACTGCCGGTGGGGCGGGTCgtcggacgacgacaacaacaccggGGAGTCGCCCAGCACGGTGTACTCGCCGATGTCATACGGGTACAGCCACGCGCCGTCTCTGGACGACGGCCAGAGACCAGCTTCAGGTCACACTAG ATATTGCCTGGTTGCAAGCAAGCAAATGGTGGGACTGTTTCTGATGATTTGGGCTCGGAAGGACATTAGGGATGACATCAGAAATCTCAAGGTTTCTTGTGTTGGCAGAGGACTGATGGGCTACCTTGGGAACAAG GGTTCGATTTCGATTAGCATGACATTGCACCAAACGAGCTTCTGCTTCGTCTGCAGCCACCTGACGTCGGGGCAGAAGGATGGCGACGAGATGCGGAGGAATTCAGATGTGCTTGAGATCCTCAGGAAGACCAGGTTCCCAATGGTTTACGGGCAGTATGAGCGCTCACCGGAAACTATCTTAGAGCATGA TCGAATCATCTGGCTCGGGGACCTAAATTACCGAATCGCACTTTCCTATCGGTCAGTGAAGGCCCTAGTGGAGATGCGCAATTGGAAAGCATTGCTGGAGAAAGATCAG CTAAGGATTGAACAGAGAGGCGGGCGAGTGTTTGTCGGATGGAATGAGGGGAGGATATACTTCCCGCCGACATACAAATACTCGACCAATTCCGACAAGTATGCCGGGGAGGACATGAaccagaaggagaagaggagaactcCTGCATG GTGCGATCGCATTTTGTGGTATGGAAGGGGCCTAGGTCAACTATCATACGTCCGAGGCGAATCCCGGTTCTCAGATCATAGGCCGGTCTACAGCGTATTCAGTGCAGAGGTGGAGTCGATCAATCACAGCCGAATTCAAAAGATGAGCTGTTCAAGCTCGCAGTTGGACATCGGAGAACTACTGCCCTACTCTTATGGATACACCGATATCAACCCGTACGGCTACACCGACCTGAATTTCTACTGA